From Synechococcus sp. A10-1-5-1, a single genomic window includes:
- the cobN gene encoding cobaltochelatase subunit CobN has translation MHRLAAVPGSQSPDDGVTYVEQPGADLVFLSSADTDLAALSSTLDQNRFPAGEGRQIQGLNLASLQHPAVLDHYIRTSLSGTRIVLIRLLGGRGHWSYGLEQFRQWAQSAPDRNLVVLAGTEDEDQALAALSSVPAALAVASSQCLREGGSGNLLSVLQSLGSFLEQGQVTLPQAQAVEDPKAHDWRNEPGPRVGVILYRALLQSGDLALSEALLDALRQRGMSPRALWVSSLRDPGVQRGALDLLQREQVDAVLCTTSFASVQFAEAGLGAPLWEELGVPIFQVLCSTQSREGWQASPVGLASLDLTLQVAMPELDGRITTRVGAFKELANADDRLATALHHYVPDPERLDWIAQLVQRWCDLRATPAPRRRLALVLANYPTRNARLANGVGLDTPASAAAMLHWLGASGYEVGSDLPCDGDALITALLAGRTNDPESTHLKPVAHLSLQNYLAWYGALPSAVRSSLETQWGPPEQDPCLERDGFPIHGLRFGHVVVMIQPSRGYDRDPSLSYHSPDLAPTHHYLAHYLWLNQCAQVQLVCHVGKHGNLEWLPGKGLGLSSSCFPELALGPMPHLYPFIVNDPGEGSQAKRRAQAVILDHLTPPLGRAGLHGDLRELEALIDEYWEAVQLGSARSEALRSEILEQLSVSELGDVLASAEGDDPLDAADGYLCELKEAQIRTGLHRFGSLPADEALAELLACLARPPQDQGLGLTQALARDAALLVDPWSDLEETPLDAADQGRLMEFGLQQPRRCGDAIEWLEQQALQLCRDLLGQSSISSSIGPQTEIVLTRLKKRLVPNLLHCGEAEQSAFLRGVAGQRIAAGPSGAPTRGRPDLLPTGRNFYSVDLRGLPTEAAWDLGRRSAELLIDQHLMEEGEPLHHLALSVWGTSTMRNGGEDIAQALALMGVRPVWDGPSRRLVDLELIPLSALGRPRVDVTLRISGLFRDAFPQLVGWVNRATALVAFADESTSENPLAAAAKQDGHAWRVYGSAPGAYGAGLQGLIDSGEWEERADLAQAYLNWGSWRYEGDGTGALRIASDRGGFKQRLESVQVVLQNQDNREHDCLDSDDYYQFQGGLSAAVESVRGVAPAVWFGDHSRHQRPRIHRVEKEFDKVLRSRVLNPRWIEGMLQHGYKGGFEMAASLDYLFAYDASTGRVPDWSYGSICQQWLESPAVLDFLKTHNPWALRDMGERLLEAHHRGLWSGAQKNQLAHLRELVLSAEALIEG, from the coding sequence ATGCACCGTCTCGCGGCTGTCCCCGGTAGCCAGAGCCCTGATGACGGGGTCACTTACGTGGAGCAGCCGGGGGCGGACTTGGTTTTCCTCTCGAGCGCCGATACGGACCTGGCCGCGCTCTCATCCACGCTCGATCAAAATCGCTTTCCGGCTGGCGAAGGACGTCAAATCCAGGGCTTGAATCTGGCGAGCCTCCAGCACCCGGCGGTTCTGGACCACTACATCCGCACCAGCTTGAGTGGCACGCGGATCGTCTTGATCCGTCTGCTGGGCGGTCGGGGCCATTGGAGTTATGGCCTCGAACAGTTCAGGCAGTGGGCGCAGTCGGCCCCGGATCGCAATCTTGTGGTTTTGGCGGGAACCGAGGATGAAGACCAGGCCTTGGCTGCCTTGAGCAGTGTTCCTGCTGCGCTGGCGGTGGCTAGCAGTCAGTGCCTACGGGAAGGCGGTTCTGGGAATCTTCTGTCTGTCCTGCAGAGCTTGGGTTCCTTTCTCGAGCAAGGCCAGGTCACGCTGCCCCAGGCGCAAGCCGTTGAGGATCCCAAGGCCCATGACTGGCGAAACGAGCCCGGACCGCGGGTTGGGGTGATTCTCTACAGAGCGCTCCTGCAATCCGGTGATCTGGCGCTATCGGAGGCTCTCCTGGATGCCCTCAGGCAGCGGGGGATGAGTCCGCGCGCTCTCTGGGTCAGCAGTTTGCGGGACCCGGGTGTTCAAAGGGGTGCCCTTGATCTGCTCCAACGGGAACAGGTTGATGCAGTTCTCTGCACCACATCCTTTGCTTCTGTTCAGTTCGCCGAGGCGGGTCTTGGTGCCCCGCTCTGGGAGGAGCTCGGTGTCCCGATCTTTCAGGTGCTCTGCAGCACCCAGTCACGGGAGGGTTGGCAGGCCAGTCCCGTGGGCTTGGCTTCGCTGGATCTGACCCTTCAGGTGGCGATGCCAGAACTTGATGGCCGCATCACCACACGGGTCGGAGCCTTCAAGGAGCTTGCCAATGCCGACGACCGCCTGGCCACCGCCCTGCATCACTACGTACCAGACCCCGAACGGCTCGATTGGATAGCCCAGCTGGTTCAGCGCTGGTGTGACCTGCGTGCCACACCGGCGCCCAGGCGCCGACTTGCGCTTGTTTTGGCGAACTATCCGACGCGCAACGCCCGTCTGGCCAATGGGGTTGGTCTCGATACCCCAGCCAGCGCTGCAGCGATGCTCCATTGGTTAGGGGCGTCTGGCTATGAGGTCGGCTCTGATCTCCCCTGCGATGGCGATGCCTTAATCACGGCCCTGTTGGCCGGCCGTACCAATGATCCGGAGAGCACCCACCTCAAGCCGGTAGCCCATCTCTCCCTTCAGAACTACCTCGCTTGGTATGGGGCCTTGCCCAGCGCTGTCCGAAGCAGCCTGGAGACCCAGTGGGGGCCACCCGAGCAAGACCCCTGCCTTGAACGGGATGGGTTCCCGATCCATGGTCTGCGTTTCGGTCACGTGGTGGTCATGATCCAGCCATCCCGTGGTTACGACAGGGATCCGAGCCTGAGTTACCACTCTCCGGATCTGGCTCCGACCCATCACTATCTCGCCCACTACCTCTGGCTGAACCAATGCGCTCAGGTGCAGCTGGTCTGCCATGTCGGCAAGCACGGGAATCTCGAATGGCTTCCCGGAAAAGGTCTGGGACTTTCGAGCAGCTGCTTCCCGGAACTGGCTCTCGGGCCGATGCCCCACCTCTATCCCTTCATCGTCAATGACCCTGGTGAAGGGTCCCAGGCCAAACGCCGCGCCCAGGCCGTGATCCTTGATCACCTGACGCCTCCTTTAGGGCGCGCCGGACTCCACGGAGATCTGCGCGAGCTCGAGGCGCTGATTGATGAGTACTGGGAAGCTGTGCAACTTGGGAGCGCCCGCAGTGAAGCGCTGCGCTCCGAGATCTTGGAGCAGCTGAGCGTTTCGGAACTGGGCGATGTCTTGGCGAGCGCAGAAGGGGATGACCCCCTTGATGCTGCCGATGGGTATTTGTGTGAGCTCAAGGAAGCGCAGATCCGCACAGGACTACACCGCTTTGGTTCACTCCCCGCGGACGAGGCCCTGGCCGAATTGCTGGCCTGTCTGGCCCGCCCCCCCCAGGACCAAGGGCTTGGCCTCACCCAGGCCTTGGCCCGCGATGCCGCCCTTCTTGTCGATCCTTGGAGCGACCTCGAAGAGACACCCCTCGATGCCGCTGATCAAGGGCGTCTGATGGAGTTCGGTCTCCAGCAGCCGCGTCGCTGCGGTGACGCGATCGAGTGGCTGGAGCAACAGGCATTGCAGCTCTGCCGCGATCTTCTGGGCCAATCCAGCATCAGCTCGAGCATTGGTCCACAGACCGAGATCGTGCTGACCCGGTTGAAGAAGCGTTTGGTTCCAAACCTGTTGCACTGCGGCGAGGCCGAGCAGTCCGCGTTCCTACGCGGGGTCGCTGGCCAGAGGATTGCTGCCGGCCCCTCCGGTGCTCCGACCCGTGGACGTCCGGACCTTTTGCCCACAGGCCGCAATTTCTACAGCGTTGATCTGCGCGGTCTACCGACAGAAGCGGCCTGGGACCTTGGCCGCCGCAGCGCCGAATTGCTGATTGATCAACACCTCATGGAGGAGGGCGAACCGCTGCACCATCTCGCCCTCTCGGTCTGGGGGACCAGCACGATGCGCAATGGTGGCGAAGACATTGCCCAGGCCCTCGCCCTCATGGGTGTCCGGCCAGTCTGGGATGGGCCGAGTCGGCGGCTGGTGGATCTCGAATTGATCCCGCTCTCGGCCTTAGGCCGGCCCAGGGTGGATGTGACCTTGCGGATCTCGGGTCTGTTCCGGGATGCCTTTCCACAATTGGTGGGCTGGGTGAACCGTGCCACCGCATTGGTGGCCTTCGCCGATGAGTCAACCAGCGAAAACCCCCTCGCGGCCGCCGCCAAACAGGATGGTCATGCCTGGCGGGTCTACGGCTCTGCCCCTGGCGCCTATGGCGCTGGCCTTCAAGGGCTTATTGACAGTGGCGAGTGGGAGGAGCGGGCTGATCTGGCCCAGGCCTACCTGAATTGGGGAAGCTGGCGCTACGAGGGGGATGGCACCGGTGCCCTGCGGATCGCGTCCGACCGCGGCGGCTTCAAGCAGCGGCTTGAGTCTGTTCAAGTTGTCTTGCAGAACCAGGACAACCGTGAACACGACTGCCTGGATTCTGACGATTACTACCAGTTCCAGGGCGGTCTGAGTGCAGCGGTGGAGTCCGTGCGCGGAGTCGCTCCCGCTGTCTGGTTTGGAGACCATTCACGGCATCAGCGGCCGCGAATCCATCGGGTTGAGAAGGAATTCGACAAAGTGCTGCGCTCCCGCGTTTTGAATCCTCGCTGGATTGAAGGGATGCTGCAGCACGGCTACAAGGGTGGCTTCGAAATGGCCGCAAGCCTCGATTACCTCTTCGCCTATGACGCCAGCACCGGCCGCGTTCCGGATTGGAGTTATGGCTCGATCTGTCAGCAGTGGCTTGAGTCCCCTGCGGTCTTGGACTTTCTTAAAACCCACAATCCCTGGGCCCTACGGGACATGGGCGAGCGGCTCTTGGAGGCTCACCACCGGGGGCTCTGGAGCGGGGCACAAAAAAACCAGCTCGCGCATTTGCGGGAGCTGGTCTTAAGCGCTGAGGCTTTGATTGAGGGTTAG
- a CDS encoding PHP domain-containing protein codes for MPVPSDARHHPLVPVLETVTASCCPGRLNFHCHTTNSDGSLHAEALAAQALSIGLEHLAVTDHHSTDSFRPIQQWFEQQSETGATTPHLWSGMEISCLLEGCLVHVLALGFELDHSALEPYRQGQAPVGEPLKAVEVRRRIHAAGGLAVLAHPGRYRLPFHRLIPAAADLGFDGAEAFYDYEMQARWRPTPLVCESVTQLLDKHGLLRSCGTDTHGLELCGR; via the coding sequence ATCCCTGTGCCCAGCGACGCTCGCCACCACCCCCTGGTCCCGGTGCTGGAAACGGTCACCGCTTCCTGCTGCCCTGGTCGGCTGAATTTCCATTGCCACACCACCAACAGTGACGGCAGTCTTCACGCGGAGGCCTTGGCTGCTCAGGCGCTCTCCATCGGTTTAGAGCACCTGGCGGTCACCGATCACCACAGCACCGATTCCTTCAGGCCGATTCAACAGTGGTTTGAGCAGCAATCAGAGACCGGTGCCACCACCCCTCATCTCTGGAGCGGGATGGAGATCAGTTGCTTACTCGAAGGCTGTTTGGTTCATGTGCTGGCCTTGGGCTTTGAGCTGGACCATTCAGCGCTGGAGCCCTACCGCCAGGGGCAGGCGCCCGTCGGAGAGCCCTTAAAAGCAGTTGAAGTCCGCCGCAGGATTCATGCGGCAGGTGGATTGGCCGTTCTGGCGCATCCGGGGCGCTATCGATTGCCGTTTCACAGGCTGATTCCTGCGGCAGCGGACCTGGGTTTCGATGGGGCCGAGGCCTTCTACGACTACGAGATGCAAGCGCGTTGGCGTCCAACACCGTTGGTCTGTGAATCAGTGACCCAATTGCTCGACAAACACGGCCTTCTGCGAAGTTGCGGCACTGATACCCATGGCTTGGAGCTTTGCGGCCGCTAG
- the hemJ gene encoding protoporphyrinogen oxidase HemJ, translating into MTLAALPPEAYLWFKTLHIVGVVVWFAGLFYLVRLFIYHREAEELEPALKDAFQAQYGLMEKRLANIITTPGMVVAVSMAIGLLVANPAWLQQGWMHAKLGFVLALLAYHFFCYRLMGQLQQGSCGWSPKQLRALNELPTLLLVIVVMLVVFKNQFPTGAATWFLVALVVFMAASIQFYARWRRLRAEKEAAAA; encoded by the coding sequence ATGACCCTGGCGGCCCTTCCTCCTGAGGCCTACCTCTGGTTCAAGACCCTGCACATCGTTGGGGTCGTGGTTTGGTTTGCCGGCCTCTTCTACCTCGTACGGCTGTTCATCTATCACCGAGAGGCCGAAGAGCTCGAGCCTGCTCTCAAAGACGCCTTCCAGGCCCAGTACGGCTTGATGGAGAAGCGACTGGCGAACATCATCACCACCCCGGGCATGGTGGTCGCAGTCTCCATGGCGATTGGGCTGCTTGTGGCCAATCCCGCCTGGCTGCAACAGGGTTGGATGCACGCCAAGTTGGGCTTTGTCTTGGCCCTGCTGGCCTATCACTTTTTCTGCTATCGCCTGATGGGGCAGCTGCAGCAGGGAAGTTGCGGCTGGAGCCCCAAACAGCTGCGAGCCCTCAATGAACTGCCGACTCTGCTGTTGGTGATCGTGGTGATGTTGGTGGTGTTCAAAAACCAGTTCCCAACGGGTGCTGCCACCTGGTTCCTCGTGGCGCTGGTGGTGTTCATGGCCGCGTCGATTCAGTTCTATGCGCGCTGGAGGCGCCTACGGGCTGAGAAAGAAGCCGCTGCCGCCTGA
- a CDS encoding cryptochrome/photolyase family protein, with protein sequence MTIGIWVLGDQLNLEQAALASSRPERSRVLLLESCSVLERRAYHAQKMVLVWSAMRHFAGDLRDQGWTVDCLETEQFSTGLLAWIERHGIEELRLMEPVDRGFRNAIERLSLPIPLQWIPSNAFLWSRDDFADWAARYKQLRMELFYREGRKRFGVLMDDDAEPMGGQWNYDQDNRKPPTKGLSGPAPLWFEPDAITEAVIEKVEGLRERFALPGRAHPFRWAVSRKQALEVLEHFIATRLSGFGPYQDAMVSGEPTLWHALLSPYLNLGLLHPLEVIQRLEAEGLARQVPLAGLEGVIRQVLGWREYTHGLYHWFGEDYAVVNHFKATAPLPHWFEELGGSGMRCLDTVLGEIKTSAYAHHIQRLMLLANYGLLAGLDPQALTAWFHRMFIDGFDWVMLTNVLGMGVFADGGRLASKPYAASGNYIKRMSNYCKGCAFDVKQRTGPQACPFNSLYWDFLARHEPELKRNHRMGLVMKQLSKLPEEEIAAIRSSAANHRAMAASGAT encoded by the coding sequence ATGACCATCGGGATTTGGGTCCTAGGCGATCAACTCAACCTTGAGCAAGCTGCCCTGGCCAGCTCGAGACCTGAGCGTTCCCGCGTGTTGCTGCTGGAGAGCTGCTCCGTCCTGGAGCGGCGGGCTTATCACGCCCAAAAGATGGTTCTGGTCTGGAGTGCCATGCGGCACTTCGCCGGCGATCTCCGCGATCAAGGCTGGACGGTGGACTGCCTTGAAACCGAGCAGTTCAGCACGGGATTGTTGGCCTGGATCGAACGCCACGGCATCGAGGAGCTGCGTCTGATGGAGCCGGTCGACCGAGGCTTCCGCAACGCAATCGAGCGGCTTTCACTCCCGATCCCTCTGCAGTGGATTCCGAGCAACGCGTTCCTTTGGAGCCGCGACGACTTTGCCGATTGGGCGGCCCGGTACAAGCAACTGCGGATGGAGCTCTTCTATCGCGAAGGGCGCAAACGCTTTGGCGTGCTCATGGACGATGACGCTGAACCGATGGGCGGGCAGTGGAACTACGACCAGGACAACCGCAAGCCGCCCACCAAGGGTCTCTCAGGCCCAGCGCCCCTCTGGTTTGAGCCCGACGCCATCACGGAAGCCGTCATCGAGAAGGTCGAGGGGCTGCGAGAGCGCTTTGCCCTGCCAGGTCGTGCCCACCCCTTCCGCTGGGCGGTCAGTCGCAAGCAGGCCCTGGAGGTCCTGGAGCACTTCATCGCGACCCGCCTTTCCGGGTTTGGTCCCTACCAAGACGCGATGGTCAGCGGTGAACCGACCCTCTGGCATGCCCTGCTCTCTCCTTACCTGAATCTGGGTTTGCTCCATCCGCTGGAAGTCATCCAGCGTCTTGAGGCAGAGGGCCTCGCTCGACAGGTCCCCCTAGCTGGTCTGGAGGGTGTGATTCGCCAGGTCCTGGGCTGGCGTGAATACACACACGGTCTGTACCACTGGTTTGGTGAGGACTACGCAGTGGTCAATCACTTCAAGGCCACAGCGCCACTACCGCACTGGTTTGAGGAGTTGGGCGGCAGCGGCATGCGTTGCCTGGACACCGTCTTGGGTGAGATTAAGACCAGTGCTTACGCCCACCACATCCAACGCTTGATGCTGCTGGCGAACTACGGGCTGCTCGCTGGACTGGATCCCCAGGCACTGACCGCTTGGTTCCATCGGATGTTCATCGATGGCTTCGATTGGGTCATGCTCACCAACGTCCTGGGAATGGGCGTGTTTGCCGATGGGGGGCGCCTAGCCAGCAAGCCCTATGCCGCCAGCGGGAACTACATCAAACGGATGAGTAACTACTGCAAAGGCTGCGCGTTTGACGTCAAACAACGCACTGGTCCGCAGGCCTGCCCCTTCAACAGCCTGTATTGGGACTTTCTCGCCCGCCATGAGCCAGAACTCAAGCGAAACCACCGCATGGGCTTGGTGATGAAACAGTTGAGCAAGCTGCCGGAGGAGGAAATCGCCGCGATTCGGTCCAGCGCAGCGAACCATCGCGCCATGGCCGCCTCTGGTGCCACCTAA
- the uvrC gene encoding excinuclease ABC subunit UvrC: protein MKSLLQDPARLKARLKEVPTEPGCYLMRDAEDRILYIGKAKVLRNRVRSYFQSGSGHGHSPRIALMVRQVCEIEFIVTDSEAEALALEANLIKNHQPHFNVLLKDDKKYPYLCITWSEAYPRIFITRRRRFRSPLDRFYGPYVDVGLLRRTLGLVKRVFPLRQRPQPLHRDRTCLNFDIGRCPGVCQEKISSEDYHRTLRQVAMVFQGRNEELLELLHEQMQRYAERLDFESAARVRDQLQGIDTLTADQKMSLGDSSVSRDVLALAADERVAAVQLFQMRAGKLVGRLGFTADAIGMPPAAEGAGEDLPPSPERRDAMGRVLQTVIEEHYSQVEGVEIPPELLLQAPLPQQQLIEDWLSELRGRKVRLAVPQRAQKADLIELVERNANYELERARRASEQNLLATEDLAQLLELNTPPRRIEGYDISHIQGSDAVASQVVFIDGLPAKQHYRKYKIQSSSIRSGHSDDFMAMAEIMRRRFRRWAQAKAAGADLRDLRRSAGSALHTGGLNDWPDVVMIDGGKGQLSAVMEALRELNLDEDLVVCSLAKQREEVFIPGVKDPLDSEPEQLGVQLLRRLRDEAHRFAVSFHRQQRGERMKRSRLSDIPGLGPKRIKELLAHFRSIDAIQLASPETLAAAPGMGPGLAKVIWDHFHPGADEVVSADPQDGTSDIENGRSLELAG, encoded by the coding sequence GTGAAGTCCCTGCTGCAGGACCCTGCTCGGCTGAAGGCTCGTCTGAAGGAGGTCCCCACTGAGCCGGGCTGCTACCTGATGCGCGACGCGGAGGACCGGATCCTCTACATCGGCAAGGCCAAGGTTCTGCGCAACCGGGTCCGCAGCTACTTCCAGAGCGGGAGCGGCCATGGCCACTCCCCGCGGATTGCCCTGATGGTGAGGCAGGTTTGCGAGATTGAGTTCATCGTCACCGACAGCGAGGCGGAGGCGTTGGCCCTCGAGGCCAACTTGATCAAGAACCACCAGCCGCACTTCAACGTGCTGCTCAAGGACGACAAGAAATACCCCTACCTCTGCATTACCTGGAGCGAGGCTTATCCGCGGATCTTCATCACCCGTCGGCGTCGTTTTCGTTCCCCCTTAGATCGGTTCTACGGGCCCTATGTCGACGTCGGGCTGTTACGCCGCACCCTGGGCTTGGTGAAACGGGTTTTCCCCCTGCGCCAGCGTCCGCAACCGCTTCATCGCGATCGGACCTGCCTGAACTTCGATATCGGCCGCTGCCCAGGGGTCTGCCAGGAAAAGATCAGCTCTGAGGACTACCACCGCACCCTTCGGCAGGTGGCCATGGTCTTTCAGGGGCGCAATGAGGAGCTACTCGAACTGCTCCACGAGCAGATGCAGCGCTACGCCGAGCGGCTGGATTTCGAAAGCGCTGCTCGCGTTCGTGATCAGCTCCAAGGCATCGACACCTTGACGGCCGACCAAAAGATGAGCCTGGGCGATAGCTCGGTCTCTCGGGACGTACTGGCCTTGGCGGCCGACGAACGCGTGGCAGCAGTACAGCTCTTTCAAATGCGGGCAGGAAAGCTGGTGGGTCGCTTGGGCTTCACTGCCGATGCGATTGGCATGCCCCCGGCGGCGGAGGGCGCTGGCGAAGACCTTCCCCCATCGCCGGAGCGTCGAGACGCCATGGGGCGGGTCCTGCAGACGGTGATTGAAGAGCACTACAGCCAGGTCGAGGGGGTGGAAATACCCCCTGAGCTCTTGCTTCAAGCCCCGTTGCCTCAACAGCAGCTCATCGAGGACTGGCTCTCTGAACTGCGCGGACGCAAAGTCCGCTTGGCGGTGCCGCAGCGTGCCCAAAAGGCGGATTTGATCGAGTTGGTCGAGCGCAACGCCAACTACGAATTGGAGCGCGCCCGACGGGCCAGTGAACAGAACCTGCTTGCCACGGAGGACCTGGCTCAACTGCTCGAACTGAATACGCCTCCACGCCGCATTGAGGGATACGACATCAGTCACATCCAAGGGAGTGACGCGGTGGCCTCCCAGGTGGTCTTTATCGATGGCTTACCGGCCAAGCAGCACTACCGCAAATACAAGATTCAGAGCAGCTCGATCCGCTCCGGACACTCCGATGACTTCATGGCGATGGCCGAGATCATGCGCCGTCGTTTTCGCCGCTGGGCGCAGGCCAAGGCAGCCGGAGCGGACCTCAGGGACCTACGGCGATCTGCAGGCTCAGCACTCCACACCGGTGGGCTCAACGACTGGCCCGATGTGGTGATGATCGATGGAGGAAAGGGCCAGCTTTCGGCAGTCATGGAGGCCCTGCGTGAACTGAACCTGGATGAGGATCTGGTCGTCTGCTCCTTGGCCAAGCAACGGGAAGAGGTCTTTATCCCAGGGGTGAAGGACCCGTTGGATAGCGAGCCTGAGCAGTTGGGCGTTCAGCTCCTGCGCCGGCTGCGGGATGAAGCCCACCGTTTTGCCGTGAGTTTCCACCGTCAGCAGCGGGGCGAGCGGATGAAACGCTCACGCTTGTCCGACATCCCAGGTCTTGGACCCAAGCGCATCAAGGAGCTGTTGGCCCACTTCCGCTCGATCGATGCGATTCAGCTGGCGAGTCCTGAGACGCTCGCTGCCGCCCCAGGCATGGGGCCAGGTCTGGCCAAGGTGATCTGGGATCACTTTCACCCGGGCGCAGACGAGGTCGTCTCGGCCGATCCGCAGGATGGAACGTCCGACATCGAGAATGGTCGTTCTTTGGAGCTCGCTGGTTGA
- a CDS encoding flavin reductase family protein has product MALNADAKKTLLRKIPHGVFICGVAEGDEVNGFTASWVTQGSFEPPLVVMAVRADSTSNGMIQRTKRFSLNVLAADQKDLAAVFFKPQKGVGGRFDAAPFSLGELGLPILNDALGSVECELIGQVAHGDHTVFVGEVKSAVLNRDGAALELSSTGWQYGG; this is encoded by the coding sequence ATGGCACTGAATGCAGACGCCAAAAAGACCTTGCTTCGCAAGATTCCCCACGGTGTCTTTATCTGCGGCGTGGCGGAAGGCGATGAGGTGAACGGCTTCACCGCGAGCTGGGTGACCCAGGGCTCCTTTGAACCACCCCTGGTGGTGATGGCTGTGCGCGCTGATAGCACCAGCAACGGGATGATTCAGCGCACCAAGCGCTTCTCGTTGAATGTCCTGGCGGCCGATCAGAAGGACCTGGCTGCGGTGTTCTTCAAACCGCAAAAAGGCGTTGGTGGTCGTTTTGATGCTGCCCCCTTCAGCCTGGGTGAACTCGGACTCCCGATCCTGAATGACGCCCTGGGCAGTGTCGAGTGTGAGCTGATCGGGCAGGTCGCCCACGGAGACCACACCGTCTTTGTCGGTGAGGTCAAGAGCGCCGTTCTCAACCGTGATGGTGCCGCCCTCGAACTGAGCAGCACTGGCTGGCAGTACGGCGGGTGA
- the coaD gene encoding pantetheine-phosphate adenylyltransferase — protein sequence MKALYPGSFDPLTLGHLDVIERGSHLFDGLVVAVLRNPSKNPCFSVDQRIEQIRGATSHLSQVEVAAFDGLTVEFAHRSGAGVILRGLRALSDFEYELQIAHTNKSLAPELETLFLATATAHSFLSSSVVKEVARFGGPVGHMVPTGVAEDLSRLFNQ from the coding sequence ATGAAAGCCCTCTATCCCGGCAGCTTTGATCCCCTGACCCTGGGGCATCTGGATGTGATTGAACGGGGGTCCCATCTCTTCGACGGTCTGGTGGTGGCCGTGCTCCGCAATCCGAGCAAAAATCCGTGCTTCAGCGTTGACCAGCGGATCGAACAAATCCGTGGTGCGACGAGCCATCTCAGCCAGGTCGAAGTCGCGGCGTTTGACGGATTGACCGTGGAATTTGCCCATCGGAGTGGGGCAGGGGTGATCCTGCGCGGCCTCAGAGCCTTGAGCGATTTTGAGTACGAGCTCCAGATCGCACACACCAACAAAAGCCTCGCTCCAGAACTCGAAACGCTGTTCCTCGCCACGGCAACGGCCCACAGCTTTCTGAGCAGTTCAGTCGTCAAAGAGGTGGCCCGTTTCGGCGGACCGGTTGGTCACATGGTCCCCACAGGAGTGGCAGAAGATCTATCGAGGCTTTTTAATCAGTAA
- a CDS encoding D-alanyl-D-alanine carboxypeptidase/D-alanyl-D-alanine-endopeptidase produces the protein MAGLRAGVGLGLGLALFPCVALQAAIPETTQAARAIALPPAPPPLGLPQLQARVSCPALQNRLRQVLGSEASVWSVSVADESGRLLADLNGLTPRIPASNQKLVATAIALDRLGPDYSLTTRLWRQSDGSLLITGEGDPDFNTPQLQRFAKLALGQGGSGSPAPSAVRIQLQEEPPQRWWPAGWPGEDRVEAYGAPITRLAVTSNAKAMAVSDPPSRLQQLLGAEIQRQGGQAVITTVSPARSGNPSSGAVLLHEERSIGMHGLLSLANTESHNFTAEVLLRQGTGSWDQATSQALASRWLAAQGLPMAGVKVVDGSGLDRGNRLTSRLLVALMLRMAQHPMADHYFASMAIAGERGTLRNYWYDTELQGQFFGKTGTIRGVRSVSGLLDTSSGPRYISMISNGSAAPNSVMGQLLRQTRNGALCP, from the coding sequence ATGGCGGGGCTCCGCGCTGGAGTGGGTCTCGGGCTAGGCCTGGCTTTATTTCCCTGCGTTGCCCTGCAAGCGGCGATTCCAGAAACCACCCAGGCAGCCAGGGCCATTGCCCTGCCCCCGGCGCCTCCGCCGTTGGGGCTGCCCCAGCTGCAGGCCCGGGTCAGTTGCCCGGCCCTTCAGAACCGCCTGCGCCAGGTGCTCGGCAGTGAGGCCAGTGTCTGGAGTGTGAGCGTGGCCGATGAATCCGGTCGTCTCCTGGCAGATCTCAATGGTCTGACGCCTCGCATCCCCGCCTCCAATCAGAAATTGGTGGCGACTGCGATTGCCCTGGATCGTCTCGGACCGGATTACAGCCTCACGACGCGACTTTGGCGCCAATCCGACGGAAGCCTGCTGATTACCGGCGAGGGGGACCCCGATTTCAATACCCCTCAACTGCAGCGCTTCGCCAAGTTGGCGCTGGGTCAAGGCGGTAGTGGATCGCCGGCACCGTCCGCGGTCCGAATCCAACTCCAGGAGGAGCCTCCCCAGCGTTGGTGGCCAGCGGGATGGCCCGGCGAGGATCGCGTCGAGGCCTACGGCGCTCCGATCACCCGTTTGGCGGTGACGAGCAATGCCAAAGCGATGGCCGTGAGCGATCCCCCCAGTCGCCTGCAGCAACTCTTGGGCGCGGAGATCCAGCGTCAGGGCGGTCAGGCGGTGATCACCACCGTGAGTCCAGCCCGATCGGGAAATCCCTCCTCAGGCGCTGTTTTGCTCCATGAGGAGCGCTCCATTGGCATGCACGGCCTGCTCAGCCTGGCCAACACCGAAAGCCACAATTTCACCGCTGAGGTGCTCCTGCGTCAGGGCACAGGGAGTTGGGACCAGGCCACCAGTCAGGCGTTGGCCAGCCGATGGCTCGCCGCCCAGGGGTTACCGATGGCAGGGGTCAAGGTCGTCGACGGCAGTGGCCTTGACCGCGGGAATCGGCTCACCAGTCGCCTGCTGGTGGCTCTGATGCTGCGGATGGCTCAACATCCGATGGCGGATCACTACTTCGCTTCGATGGCGATCGCTGGCGAGCGTGGGACCTTGCGTAACTACTGGTATGACACCGAGCTGCAGGGTCAGTTTTTCGGCAAGACCGGAACGATCCGTGGGGTTCGTTCCGTCAGCGGGTTGTTGGACACCAGCTCGGGCCCCCGCTACATCAGCATGATCTCCAACGGATCTGCAGCCCCCAATTCGGTCATGGGGCAACTCTTGCGTCAAACCCGCAATGGGGCGCTCTGCCCCTAG